A genomic window from Ascaphus truei isolate aAscTru1 chromosome 1, aAscTru1.hap1, whole genome shotgun sequence includes:
- the MAP3K1 gene encoding mitogen-activated protein kinase kinase kinase 1 isoform X4, whose amino-acid sequence MAAAAGSRSSSGLTTAAGGGGAVSSSPETGQHVEAVMGDVVEQRADWRRKQLRKVRSVELDKLVELEHHTPGTAGSGEQEPGTAVGTGPSPGSEAEDPSGSQTMAPGRDMENKETLRGLQKMDDRPEERMIREKLKATCMPAWKHEWLERRSRRGPVVVKPIPVKADGSDAFKTDSAVDGSLSGSSQGPRGRRSPSPSSSSSNSSKITKPESPGVRRKGLSPVPSGRVTPPRRAPSPDGFSPYSPEETSRRVNKVMRARLYLLQQIGPNSFLIGGDSPDNKYRVFIGPQTCSCGRGTFCIHLLFVMLRVFQLEPSDTMLWRKTLKNFEVESLFQKYHSRRSSRIKAPSRNTIQKFVSRMSNSHTLSSTTSTSSSDTSMKDEEEQMCPICLLGMLDEESLIVCDEGCRNKLHHHCMSIWAEECRRNREPLICPLCRSKWRSQDFYSHELPGPVDSPPVLRSVQQPSLQQDPTAGSQSRSQDTNLNLTHYGVQHIPPAYKSMAEPWIQVFGMELVGCLFSRNWNIREMALRRLSHDVSGALLLANGESTGNSGSGSGCTPVGSSQSTVSGDVVVDACCSVLSMVCADPVYKVYVAALKTLRAMLVYTPCHTPAERKRLQRLLNPVVETILVKCADANSRTSQLSVSTLLELCKGQAGELAVGREILKSGSIGIGGVDFVLNCILANQTESNNWQALLGRLCLIDRLLLEFPAEFYPHIISGEVLQADTVVDRYKNLLSLLHFALQCIDNSHSMVGKLSRRVFLSAARMVARVPSVYVKLLDMLSVTSSTHYIRMRRRLMAIAEEMDIVEVIQQGMEDSQAFEKRREAFVQPSAPANSPVTSQTNSPENTVQLSGKLGGKMCDSKSASSPEDLCEALEVMSLALPLSSVTTEQPKPAIQTKRRPPSKCLNSPSSTHPHSFFPTLPSPSSTPSVPAGPVTDVTKPRPQGFTPCKWSSASPQTQRKFSLQIQKSSSGSKEQDKLSPVFTQARPLPSHHIHRPKPSRPNPSDVVKPGETPKGNMTLELNVSHCDNCGRNSSAVIPSDETVFTPVDEKCRLDANPELHSSMEDLLEASMPACDSTVTFKSEVAVLSPERAEIDDTYKDDVSHNQKCKEKMEAEEEEALAIVLAMSASQDALPVVSQLQVENGEDIIIIQQDTPETLPGHTKAKNHYREEMEWLKGQQIGLGAFSSCYQAQDVETGTLMAVKQVIYVRNTSTEQGEVVETLREEIRMMNHLSHPNIIRMLGATCEKSNYNLFIEWMAGGSVSHLLSKYGAFKESVIINYTEQLLRGLSYLHENQIIHRDIKGANLLIDSTGQRLRIADFGAAARLASKGTGAGEFQGQLLGTIAFMAPEVLRGQQYGRSCDVWSVGCGVIEMSCAKPPWNAEKHSNHLALIFKIASATTAPAIPPHLSPGLRDVTLRCLELQPQDRPPSRELLKHPVFRTKW is encoded by the exons TCGTGACATGGAGAATAAAGAAACACTCAGGGGCTTGCAGAAAATGGATGACCGCCCGGAGGAGCGCATGATCAGGGAAAAACTCAAGGCAACATGTATGCCAGCCTGGAAACACGAATGGCTGGAGAGGAGAAGCAGACGAGGCCCTGTG GTTGTGAAACCAATTCCTGTGAAAGCAGATGGATCCGACGCGTTCAAAACGGACTCTGCTGTTGATGGGTCACTCAGTGGGTCATCCCAAGGTCCGAGAGGAAGGCGCAGTCCTTCACCCAGCAGCTCATCGTCCAACTCATCCAAAATAACAAAGCCGGAGTCTCCCGGAGTGAGAAGGAAAGGGCTCTCTCCGGTGCCT AGCGGACGTGTCACTCCACCGCGAAGAGCTCCCTCTCCTGATGGCTTTTCACCTTACAGTCCTGAGGAGACCAGTCGTAGGGTCAACAAAGTTATGCGAGCAAGACTCTATTTGCTGCAGCAAATTGGGCCCAACTCTTTCTTAATTGGCGGAGACAGCCCAGATAATAAATATAGAGTTTTTATTGGGCCTCAG ACGTGCAGCTGTGGCAGAGGGACTTTCTGCATCCATCTCCTCTTTGTCATGCTAAGAGTGTTTCAGCTGGAGCCCTCAGACACGATGCTGTGGAGAAAAACCTTGAAGAATTTTGAG GTTGAGAGTTTGTTCCAGAAATATCACAGTAGGCGTAGCTCAAGAATCAAAGCCCCATCTCGTAACACCATCCAGAAGTTTGTATCACGCATGTCAAATTCCCATACATTGTCATCTACCACCTCTACATCTAGCTCCGATACCAG CATGAAAGATGAAGAGGAGCAGATGTGCCCCATCTGTTTGCTGGGCATGCTGGATGAGGAGAGCCTGATTGTATGTGACGAAGGCTGCAGAAACAAGTTGCACCATCACTGCATGTCAATTT gggcagaagagtgtagaaGAAACAGAGAGCCTCTGATCTGTCCTCTTTGTCGTTCCAAGTGGAGATCACAGGATTTCTACAG TCATGAATTGCCTGGCCCTGTGGATTCTCCTCCTGTTCTCCGGTCTGTCCAGCAGCCGTCTCTGCAACAGGATCCTACAGCTGGCTCCCAAAGCCGGTCACAAGATACCAATTTAAACCTGACACATTATGGGGTCCAGCATATTCCTCCTGCCTATAAGAGCATGGCTGAACCTTGGATTCAG GTTTTCGGAATGGAACTGGTAGGCTGCTTGTTTTCTCGCAACTGGAATATCCGGGAGATGGCCCTGCGGCGTCTTTCCCACGACGTCAGTGGGGCCCTGCTCTTGGCAAATGGTGAAAGCACTGGAAATTCGGGAAGTGGCAGTGGGTGCACCCCTGTTGGTTCATCTCAGTCTACTGTCTCAGGGGATGTCGTTGTGGATGCCTGCTGCAGTGTGTTGTCCATGGTGTGTGCCGACCCGGTCTACAAAGTGTACGTCGCTGCTTTA AAAACCTTACGAGCCATGCTTGTCTACACTCCTTGCCATACACCAGCAGAAAGGAAAAGGCTACAACGGCTTCTCAACCCAGTTGTTGAAACCATCCTGGTCAAATGTGCAGATGCCAATAG CCGGACAAGTCAGCTTTCAGTGTCAACGTTGTTGGAACTATGCAAAGGACAAGCCGGCGAGTTAGCAGTGGGAAGAGAAATACTCAAATCTG GTTCCATTGGTATTGGTGGTGTGGATTTTGTCTTGAACTGTATTCTTGCAAACCAAACCGAGTCGAACAACTGGCAAGCACTACTTGGCCGTCTTTGTCTTATTGACAGACTCTTGTTGGAGTTTCCTGCTGAATTTTATCCCCACATTATCAGTGGAGAAGTTTTGCAGGCTGATACGGTAGTAGACAG ATATAAGAACCTGCTATCTCTGTTACATTTTGCATTGCAGTGCATTGATAATTCTCATTCAATGGTTGGAAAACTATCCCGAAGGGTGTTTTTAAGTGCAGCAAGAATGGTTGCAAGGGTTCCCTCTGTGTATGTCAAGTTGTTGGATATGTTGAGCGTGACCAGCTCAACACATTACATCCGTATGCGTCGACGTTTAATGGCCATTGCAGAAGAAATGGATATTGTTGAAGTCATTCAACAGGGTATGGAAGATTCGCAAGCTTTTGAAAAACGCAGGGAAGCTTTTGTACAGCCTTCTGCCCCTGCAAActccccggtaacctcacagacTAATTCCCCAGAAAATACCGTGCAGCTATCAGGGAAGCTGGGGGGAAAAATGTGTGACTCAAAATCGGCTTCCAGCCCAGAGGACTTATGTGAGGCACTGGAAGTCATGTCGTTAGCACTTCCTTTGTCCTCCGTTACCACCGAGCAACCAAAGCCTGCCATTCAGACAAAACGCAGACCACCCAGTAAGTGCTTGAACTCTCCGTCTTCCACTCACCCCCATTCCTTTTTCCCAACGTTGCCTTCTCCTTCTTCTACTCCTTCTGTGCCAGCTGGTCCTGTCACAGATGTCACAAAGCCCCGACCTCAGGGATTCACTCCCTGTAAATGGTCTTCAGCTTCCCCTCAAACTCAGAGGAAATTTTCTCTTCAGATACAAAAGAGCTCTTCAGGAAGTAAAGAGCAAGATAAACTCTCCCCTGTTTTCACCCAAGCAAGGCCATTGCCATCCCATCACATACACAGGCCAAAGCCATCTCGGCCTAACCCAAGTGACGTGGTGAAACCAGGAGAAACACCAAAAGGCAATATGACTCTAGAACTTAATGTTTCCCATTGTGATAACTGTGGCCGTAACAGCAGTGCTGTTATACCAAGTGATGAGACTGTGTTCACACCTGTAGATGAGAAATGCCGACTGGATGCCAATCCAGAGCTCCATTCCAGCATGGAGGACCTGCTGGAGGCTTCAATGCCTGCATGTGACAGCACGGTTACCTTCAAATCTGAAGTTGCTGTACTCTCTCCTGAGCGTGCTGAGATTGATGACACTTACAAAGATGATGTTAGTCACAATCAGAAGTGCAAAGAGAAAATGGAGGCGGAAGAGGAGGAAGCGCTGGCGATTGTTTTGGCAATGTCGGCCTCTCAGGATGCTCTACCTGTTGTGTCCCAGCTGCAGGTTGAAAATGGAGAAGACATCATCATTATTCAGCAGGAT ACACCCGAGACCCTGCCCGGACATACCAAAGCAAAAAATCATTACCGAGAGGAAATGGAATGGCTCAAAGGCCAGCAGATTGGCttaggggcattttcttcctgctATCAAGCTCAGGATGTTGAAACTGGAACATTAATGGCTGTTAAACAG GTTATCTATGTGAGAAATACATCAACGGAACAAGGAGAAGTGGTTGAGACTCTGAGAGAAGAGATAAGGATGATGAATCACTTGAGTCATCCTAACATAATAAGAATGTTGGGCGCTACATGTGAAAAGAGCAACTACAACCTATTTATCGAGTGGATGGCAG GTGGCTCTGTTTCCCaccttcttagtaaatatggtgcaTTCAAAGAATCTGTCATAATCAATTATACTGAGCAGCTGCTGCGTGGCCTGTCATACCTACATGAGAACCAGATAATCCACAGAGACATAAAAG GTGCCAATCTGTTGATTGACAGCACTGGGCAAAGGCTTCGTATTGCTGATTTTGGAGCTGCGGCCAGGTTGGCATCGAAGGGCACCGGCGCAGGGGAATTTCAGGGACAGTTGCTGGGAACAATTGCCTTCATGGCACCAGAG GTGCTGAGAGGGCAGCAATATGGAAGAAGTTGTGATGTGTGGAGTGTTGGGTGCGGCGTTATAGAGATGTCTTGTGCTAAACCTCCTTGGAATGCAGAAAAGCACTCCAACCATCTTGCGCTTATATTCAAG ATTGCTAGTGCAACAACAGCCCCAGCAATCCCACCACATCTGTCTCCAGGCTTGCGAGATGTGACCCTGCGATGTTTGGAACTTCAGCCCCAAGACAGACCTCCATCAAGGGAGCTGCTGAAACACCCCGTCTTTCGCACAAAGTGGTAG
- the MAP3K1 gene encoding mitogen-activated protein kinase kinase kinase 1 isoform X3, which produces MAAAAGSRSSSGLTTAAGGGGAVSSSPETGQHVEAVMGDVVEQRADWRRKQLRKVRSVELDKLVELEHHTPGTAGSGEQEPGTAVGTGPSPGSEAEDPSGSQTMAPGRDMENKETLRGLQKMDDRPEERMIREKLKATCMPAWKHEWLERRSRRGPVVVKPIPVKADGSDAFKTDSAVDGSLSGSSQGPRGRRSPSPSSSSSNSSKITKPESPGVRRKGLSPVPSGRVTPPRRAPSPDGFSPYSPEETSRRVNKVMRARLYLLQQIGPNSFLIGGDSPDNKYRVFIGPQTCSCGRGTFCIHLLFVMLRVFQLEPSDTMLWRKTLKNFEVESLFQKYHSRRSSRIKAPSRNTIQKFVSRMSNSHTLSSTTSTSSSDTSSMKDEEEQMCPICLLGMLDEESLIVCDEGCRNKLHHHCMSIWAEECRRNREPLICPLCRSKWRSQDFYSHELPGPVDSPPVLRSVQQPSLQQDPTAGSQSRSQDTNLNLTHYGVQHIPPAYKSMAEPWIQVFGMELVGCLFSRNWNIREMALRRLSHDVSGALLLANGESTGNSGSGSGCTPVGSSQSTVSGDVVVDACCSVLSMVCADPVYKVYVAALKTLRAMLVYTPCHTPAERKRLQRLLNPVVETILVKCADANSRTSQLSVSTLLELCKGQAGELAVGREILKSGSIGIGGVDFVLNCILANQTESNNWQALLGRLCLIDRLLLEFPAEFYPHIISGEVLQADTVVDRYKNLLSLLHFALQCIDNSHSMVGKLSRRVFLSAARMVARVPSVYVKLLDMLSVTSSTHYIRMRRRLMAIAEEMDIVEVIQQGMEDSQAFEKRREAFVQPSAPANSPVTSQTNSPENTVQLSGKLGGKMCDSKSASSPEDLCEALEVMSLALPLSSVTTEQPKPAIQTKRRPPSKCLNSPSSTHPHSFFPTLPSPSSTPSVPAGPVTDVTKPRPQGFTPCKWSSASPQTQRKFSLQIQKSSSGSKEQDKLSPVFTQARPLPSHHIHRPKPSRPNPSDVVKPGETPKGNMTLELNVSHCDNCGRNSSAVIPSDETVFTPVDEKCRLDANPELHSSMEDLLEASMPACDSTVTFKSEVAVLSPERAEIDDTYKDDVSHNQKCKEKMEAEEEEALAIVLAMSASQDALPVVSQLQVENGEDIIIIQQDTPETLPGHTKAKNHYREEMEWLKGQQIGLGAFSSCYQAQDVETGTLMAVKQVIYVRNTSTEQGEVVETLREEIRMMNHLSHPNIIRMLGATCEKSNYNLFIEWMAGGSVSHLLSKYGAFKESVIINYTEQLLRGLSYLHENQIIHRDIKGANLLIDSTGQRLRIADFGAAARLASKGTGAGEFQGQLLGTIAFMAPEVLRGQQYGRSCDVWSVGCGVIEMSCAKPPWNAEKHSNHLALIFKIASATTAPAIPPHLSPGLRDVTLRCLELQPQDRPPSRELLKHPVFRTKW; this is translated from the exons TCGTGACATGGAGAATAAAGAAACACTCAGGGGCTTGCAGAAAATGGATGACCGCCCGGAGGAGCGCATGATCAGGGAAAAACTCAAGGCAACATGTATGCCAGCCTGGAAACACGAATGGCTGGAGAGGAGAAGCAGACGAGGCCCTGTG GTTGTGAAACCAATTCCTGTGAAAGCAGATGGATCCGACGCGTTCAAAACGGACTCTGCTGTTGATGGGTCACTCAGTGGGTCATCCCAAGGTCCGAGAGGAAGGCGCAGTCCTTCACCCAGCAGCTCATCGTCCAACTCATCCAAAATAACAAAGCCGGAGTCTCCCGGAGTGAGAAGGAAAGGGCTCTCTCCGGTGCCT AGCGGACGTGTCACTCCACCGCGAAGAGCTCCCTCTCCTGATGGCTTTTCACCTTACAGTCCTGAGGAGACCAGTCGTAGGGTCAACAAAGTTATGCGAGCAAGACTCTATTTGCTGCAGCAAATTGGGCCCAACTCTTTCTTAATTGGCGGAGACAGCCCAGATAATAAATATAGAGTTTTTATTGGGCCTCAG ACGTGCAGCTGTGGCAGAGGGACTTTCTGCATCCATCTCCTCTTTGTCATGCTAAGAGTGTTTCAGCTGGAGCCCTCAGACACGATGCTGTGGAGAAAAACCTTGAAGAATTTTGAG GTTGAGAGTTTGTTCCAGAAATATCACAGTAGGCGTAGCTCAAGAATCAAAGCCCCATCTCGTAACACCATCCAGAAGTTTGTATCACGCATGTCAAATTCCCATACATTGTCATCTACCACCTCTACATCTAGCTCCGATACCAG TAGCATGAAAGATGAAGAGGAGCAGATGTGCCCCATCTGTTTGCTGGGCATGCTGGATGAGGAGAGCCTGATTGTATGTGACGAAGGCTGCAGAAACAAGTTGCACCATCACTGCATGTCAATTT gggcagaagagtgtagaaGAAACAGAGAGCCTCTGATCTGTCCTCTTTGTCGTTCCAAGTGGAGATCACAGGATTTCTACAG TCATGAATTGCCTGGCCCTGTGGATTCTCCTCCTGTTCTCCGGTCTGTCCAGCAGCCGTCTCTGCAACAGGATCCTACAGCTGGCTCCCAAAGCCGGTCACAAGATACCAATTTAAACCTGACACATTATGGGGTCCAGCATATTCCTCCTGCCTATAAGAGCATGGCTGAACCTTGGATTCAG GTTTTCGGAATGGAACTGGTAGGCTGCTTGTTTTCTCGCAACTGGAATATCCGGGAGATGGCCCTGCGGCGTCTTTCCCACGACGTCAGTGGGGCCCTGCTCTTGGCAAATGGTGAAAGCACTGGAAATTCGGGAAGTGGCAGTGGGTGCACCCCTGTTGGTTCATCTCAGTCTACTGTCTCAGGGGATGTCGTTGTGGATGCCTGCTGCAGTGTGTTGTCCATGGTGTGTGCCGACCCGGTCTACAAAGTGTACGTCGCTGCTTTA AAAACCTTACGAGCCATGCTTGTCTACACTCCTTGCCATACACCAGCAGAAAGGAAAAGGCTACAACGGCTTCTCAACCCAGTTGTTGAAACCATCCTGGTCAAATGTGCAGATGCCAATAG CCGGACAAGTCAGCTTTCAGTGTCAACGTTGTTGGAACTATGCAAAGGACAAGCCGGCGAGTTAGCAGTGGGAAGAGAAATACTCAAATCTG GTTCCATTGGTATTGGTGGTGTGGATTTTGTCTTGAACTGTATTCTTGCAAACCAAACCGAGTCGAACAACTGGCAAGCACTACTTGGCCGTCTTTGTCTTATTGACAGACTCTTGTTGGAGTTTCCTGCTGAATTTTATCCCCACATTATCAGTGGAGAAGTTTTGCAGGCTGATACGGTAGTAGACAG ATATAAGAACCTGCTATCTCTGTTACATTTTGCATTGCAGTGCATTGATAATTCTCATTCAATGGTTGGAAAACTATCCCGAAGGGTGTTTTTAAGTGCAGCAAGAATGGTTGCAAGGGTTCCCTCTGTGTATGTCAAGTTGTTGGATATGTTGAGCGTGACCAGCTCAACACATTACATCCGTATGCGTCGACGTTTAATGGCCATTGCAGAAGAAATGGATATTGTTGAAGTCATTCAACAGGGTATGGAAGATTCGCAAGCTTTTGAAAAACGCAGGGAAGCTTTTGTACAGCCTTCTGCCCCTGCAAActccccggtaacctcacagacTAATTCCCCAGAAAATACCGTGCAGCTATCAGGGAAGCTGGGGGGAAAAATGTGTGACTCAAAATCGGCTTCCAGCCCAGAGGACTTATGTGAGGCACTGGAAGTCATGTCGTTAGCACTTCCTTTGTCCTCCGTTACCACCGAGCAACCAAAGCCTGCCATTCAGACAAAACGCAGACCACCCAGTAAGTGCTTGAACTCTCCGTCTTCCACTCACCCCCATTCCTTTTTCCCAACGTTGCCTTCTCCTTCTTCTACTCCTTCTGTGCCAGCTGGTCCTGTCACAGATGTCACAAAGCCCCGACCTCAGGGATTCACTCCCTGTAAATGGTCTTCAGCTTCCCCTCAAACTCAGAGGAAATTTTCTCTTCAGATACAAAAGAGCTCTTCAGGAAGTAAAGAGCAAGATAAACTCTCCCCTGTTTTCACCCAAGCAAGGCCATTGCCATCCCATCACATACACAGGCCAAAGCCATCTCGGCCTAACCCAAGTGACGTGGTGAAACCAGGAGAAACACCAAAAGGCAATATGACTCTAGAACTTAATGTTTCCCATTGTGATAACTGTGGCCGTAACAGCAGTGCTGTTATACCAAGTGATGAGACTGTGTTCACACCTGTAGATGAGAAATGCCGACTGGATGCCAATCCAGAGCTCCATTCCAGCATGGAGGACCTGCTGGAGGCTTCAATGCCTGCATGTGACAGCACGGTTACCTTCAAATCTGAAGTTGCTGTACTCTCTCCTGAGCGTGCTGAGATTGATGACACTTACAAAGATGATGTTAGTCACAATCAGAAGTGCAAAGAGAAAATGGAGGCGGAAGAGGAGGAAGCGCTGGCGATTGTTTTGGCAATGTCGGCCTCTCAGGATGCTCTACCTGTTGTGTCCCAGCTGCAGGTTGAAAATGGAGAAGACATCATCATTATTCAGCAGGAT ACACCCGAGACCCTGCCCGGACATACCAAAGCAAAAAATCATTACCGAGAGGAAATGGAATGGCTCAAAGGCCAGCAGATTGGCttaggggcattttcttcctgctATCAAGCTCAGGATGTTGAAACTGGAACATTAATGGCTGTTAAACAG GTTATCTATGTGAGAAATACATCAACGGAACAAGGAGAAGTGGTTGAGACTCTGAGAGAAGAGATAAGGATGATGAATCACTTGAGTCATCCTAACATAATAAGAATGTTGGGCGCTACATGTGAAAAGAGCAACTACAACCTATTTATCGAGTGGATGGCAG GTGGCTCTGTTTCCCaccttcttagtaaatatggtgcaTTCAAAGAATCTGTCATAATCAATTATACTGAGCAGCTGCTGCGTGGCCTGTCATACCTACATGAGAACCAGATAATCCACAGAGACATAAAAG GTGCCAATCTGTTGATTGACAGCACTGGGCAAAGGCTTCGTATTGCTGATTTTGGAGCTGCGGCCAGGTTGGCATCGAAGGGCACCGGCGCAGGGGAATTTCAGGGACAGTTGCTGGGAACAATTGCCTTCATGGCACCAGAG GTGCTGAGAGGGCAGCAATATGGAAGAAGTTGTGATGTGTGGAGTGTTGGGTGCGGCGTTATAGAGATGTCTTGTGCTAAACCTCCTTGGAATGCAGAAAAGCACTCCAACCATCTTGCGCTTATATTCAAG ATTGCTAGTGCAACAACAGCCCCAGCAATCCCACCACATCTGTCTCCAGGCTTGCGAGATGTGACCCTGCGATGTTTGGAACTTCAGCCCCAAGACAGACCTCCATCAAGGGAGCTGCTGAAACACCCCGTCTTTCGCACAAAGTGGTAG